The following proteins are co-located in the Bosea sp. AS-1 genome:
- a CDS encoding ABC transporter substrate-binding protein has protein sequence MAFKTFLRAALAAITLGAAFAAPARAEVSEVRISKGFGILYLPLIVMQDQQFLEKRAKAAGLGDVKVTWLMLDGGNVINDAMMAGTLDFAGTGAPGFVTLWAKAKGIPGVEVVGVSGMSSTSLWMMSNKPELKSLKDFTSSDKIALPGIKTSLAAVVLQMIAAKEFGDPNYAKMDPMTVSLPHPEALAALIGGKTEIKAHFTSPPFQYIEAKSPGIHRVLNSVDYLGNLTLDVTFAPKKFVDANPKMTQAFIDAMDDANALIAKDKKLAAEIFAKGSKVKVDPVEVQEMIEDKDARFTATPEGVMKFAEFMHKAGSIKVKPTKWSDMFVPQLAGRSGS, from the coding sequence ATGGCATTCAAGACTTTCCTGCGCGCTGCACTTGCCGCGATAACCCTTGGCGCAGCATTTGCCGCCCCGGCCCGCGCCGAGGTCAGCGAGGTCCGCATCTCGAAGGGCTTCGGCATCCTCTATCTGCCGCTCATCGTGATGCAGGACCAGCAATTCCTGGAGAAGCGCGCCAAGGCTGCCGGCCTCGGCGACGTCAAGGTGACCTGGCTGATGCTGGATGGCGGCAACGTCATCAACGACGCGATGATGGCAGGCACGCTCGATTTTGCCGGCACCGGCGCACCGGGCTTCGTCACGCTCTGGGCCAAGGCCAAGGGCATTCCCGGCGTCGAGGTCGTCGGCGTCTCCGGCATGAGCTCGACCTCATTGTGGATGATGTCGAACAAGCCCGAGCTGAAGTCGCTGAAGGACTTCACGTCGAGCGACAAGATCGCCCTGCCCGGCATCAAGACCTCGCTCGCCGCCGTCGTGCTCCAGATGATCGCCGCCAAGGAGTTCGGCGACCCCAACTACGCGAAGATGGACCCGATGACGGTCAGCCTGCCGCATCCGGAGGCACTCGCCGCGCTGATCGGCGGCAAGACCGAGATCAAGGCACATTTCACTTCTCCGCCCTTCCAGTACATCGAGGCCAAGAGCCCGGGCATCCACCGCGTGCTCAACTCGGTCGATTATCTCGGCAACCTGACGCTCGATGTCACCTTCGCGCCGAAGAAGTTCGTCGACGCCAACCCGAAGATGACCCAGGCCTTCATCGACGCGATGGACGACGCCAACGCCCTGATCGCCAAGGACAAGAAGCTCGCCGCCGAGATCTTCGCCAAGGGCTCGAAGGTCAAGGTCGATCCTGTCGAGGTTCAGGAGATGATCGAGGACAAGGACGCCCGTTTCACCGCCACGCCCGAAGGCGTGATGAAGTTCGCCGAGTTCATGCACAAGGCTGGGTCGATCAAGGTGAAGCCGACCAAGTGGAGCGACATGTTCGTGCCCCAGCTCGCGGGCCGCTCGGGAAGCTGA
- a CDS encoding sensor histidine kinase yields the protein MSELRLSLRVRIIAVLTAVLTVGAVALGFAAWHSSWLAAQQAYDRLLSGGAVQIAENVYVQGGVVTVDPPVSAIATLAAYDLVFYKVVDPRGVVVAGYDDLMSDADSVDIRAGVVLEDGLYQGQPVRIASLARQLELPGTNNWTTIVVAQTTEARRALARDLTLKALGVIAVMSVLALLATAYAVTLALKPLTRIEREIASRRPDDLRPIAAEPPNEVRNLVQAIDGFMHRLSERMAIMQRFIADAAHQIRTPLAALDAQVEILLGTPASRRKAETVTRIHERTAELGRLTGQLLDHAMVIHRRDAAAMAAVDLNQLAKSVLAKAVPLSLPREVDIAFVPAETSPTVNGDAISLREALSNLIDNALRHGARSRLIVTVGGDHGGTWIEVADDGEGFAAPVSELLLPFAKGLTSAGSGLGLSIATEVAQAHHGTLEVSRNDGMTRVRLRLASS from the coding sequence TTGTCTGAGCTTCGCCTGTCACTGCGCGTCCGCATCATCGCCGTGCTGACGGCGGTGTTGACAGTGGGGGCGGTCGCTCTCGGTTTCGCTGCCTGGCATTCCTCCTGGCTCGCGGCACAGCAGGCCTATGACCGGCTCCTGAGCGGCGGGGCGGTCCAAATCGCCGAGAACGTCTATGTCCAGGGTGGCGTGGTGACGGTTGACCCTCCCGTGTCGGCGATCGCGACGCTGGCTGCTTACGATCTCGTTTTTTACAAGGTCGTCGATCCGCGCGGCGTCGTCGTCGCTGGCTATGACGATCTGATGTCGGATGCCGATTCGGTCGATATCCGCGCCGGCGTCGTCCTCGAGGACGGGCTGTATCAGGGCCAGCCCGTGCGCATTGCGAGCCTTGCCCGGCAACTCGAGCTGCCTGGAACAAACAACTGGACGACGATCGTCGTGGCGCAGACCACCGAGGCGCGTCGTGCGCTTGCGCGCGACCTGACGCTCAAGGCGCTCGGTGTCATTGCGGTCATGAGCGTACTTGCCTTGCTCGCCACCGCCTATGCGGTGACGCTGGCGCTGAAGCCACTGACACGCATCGAGCGCGAGATTGCGAGCCGCCGGCCGGATGACCTGCGCCCAATCGCGGCAGAGCCCCCGAACGAGGTTCGCAACCTCGTTCAGGCGATCGACGGCTTCATGCATCGGCTATCGGAGCGGATGGCGATCATGCAGCGTTTCATCGCTGATGCCGCTCACCAGATCCGGACGCCGCTGGCTGCCCTCGACGCGCAGGTCGAGATCCTGCTCGGCACGCCCGCATCGCGACGCAAGGCCGAGACCGTCACGCGGATCCATGAACGGACGGCGGAGCTGGGGCGCCTGACCGGGCAGCTTCTCGACCATGCGATGGTGATCCATCGCAGGGACGCAGCCGCGATGGCCGCGGTCGATCTCAACCAGCTCGCCAAGAGCGTCCTGGCGAAGGCCGTGCCGCTCTCGCTGCCGCGCGAGGTCGATATCGCCTTCGTGCCAGCCGAGACATCACCGACGGTGAACGGTGATGCCATCAGCCTGCGCGAAGCGCTCAGCAATCTCATCGACAATGCCTTGAGGCATGGCGCCCGCAGCCGTCTCATCGTGACGGTGGGGGGCGATCATGGGGGCACCTGGATCGAAGTGGCCGACGACGGGGAGGGGTTCGCGGCTCCGGTTTCGGAGCTGCTGCTGCCCTTTGCGAAAGGGCTGACCTCGGCCGGCTCGGGGCTCGGCCTCTCGATCGCGACGGAGGTGGCGCAGGCCCATCATGGAACCCTCGAGGTTTCCAGAAACGACGGCATGACCCGCGTCCGTCTCCGGCTTGCAAGCTCCTGA
- a CDS encoding ABC transporter permease, whose protein sequence is MTDLVSFRPEIIRDVNSSDAPVVAKTIGWAERIYRLGFVRKGLILAVLAIAWEAYGRWLGNPLLFPTFGQTVQAFVENIVNGIIPQRMLVSLQTLVIGYSIGIVLAALLTTLAIGSRIGADLLETLTSMFNPLPAIALLPLALIWFGLGTGSVIFVLVHSVLWAIALNTHAGFRSVSNTLRMVGQNYGLRGLKLVRLILIPAAFPAILTGLKVGWAFAWRTLIAAELVFGVSSGSGGLGWFIFENRNQLETANVFAGLFTVILIGLFVENVIFAAIERKTIRRWGMQH, encoded by the coding sequence ATGACCGATCTCGTCAGCTTCCGCCCCGAAATCATCCGCGACGTCAATTCCAGCGACGCCCCTGTCGTCGCCAAGACCATCGGCTGGGCCGAGCGCATCTACCGCCTCGGCTTCGTTCGCAAGGGCCTGATCCTCGCCGTGCTCGCCATCGCCTGGGAGGCCTATGGCCGCTGGCTCGGCAACCCGCTTCTCTTCCCGACCTTCGGCCAGACGGTGCAGGCCTTCGTCGAGAATATCGTCAACGGCATCATCCCGCAGCGGATGCTGGTCTCGCTGCAGACCCTCGTCATCGGTTACAGCATCGGCATCGTGCTCGCCGCGCTGCTGACGACGCTGGCGATCGGCTCGCGCATCGGCGCGGACCTGCTGGAAACGTTGACCTCGATGTTCAACCCGCTGCCAGCGATCGCGTTGCTGCCGCTGGCCCTGATCTGGTTCGGGCTCGGCACCGGCAGCGTGATCTTCGTGCTGGTCCACTCCGTGCTCTGGGCGATCGCGCTCAACACCCATGCCGGCTTCCGTTCGGTCTCGAACACGCTGCGCATGGTCGGGCAGAATTACGGGTTGCGCGGCCTGAAGCTGGTGCGACTCATCCTGATCCCCGCCGCCTTTCCGGCGATCCTGACCGGCCTCAAGGTCGGCTGGGCCTTCGCCTGGCGCACCCTGATCGCAGCCGAGCTCGTCTTCGGCGTCTCCTCGGGCTCCGGCGGCCTCGGCTGGTTCATCTTCGAGAACCGTAACCAGCTCGAGACGGCCAACGTCTTCGCCGGCCTGTTCACCGTGATCCTGATCGGCCTCTTCGTCGAGAACGTCATCTTCGCCGCCATCGAGCGCAAGACGATCCGGCGCTGGGGCATGCAGCACTGA
- a CDS encoding amino acid ABC transporter substrate-binding protein: MRFHLAAAAGAFLALNLAGSAAGAQEVDAIVKKLKETQTITMGVREALFPFSYLDDNKNPTGYAVEFCKRIIDDIKTELNLPEIKIKYVPMTIQNRQALVANGTIDLECEGTVNTFGRNKQVDFSSVSHVSASQLLVLKSSNIKNYDDLNGKIVAVATGGTSEPDLKKLMAERKLNLRVLNVDDHAAALIAVETRRADAYFSDNGAFYGLIKQSKKPDALEIVGDEYGYAPQGFMVPKLNPTILWIVNHTMGKMFKSGEAEALYMKWFGPLGAHVGPKLKAAWATQSYAE; encoded by the coding sequence ATGAGATTCCATCTTGCTGCAGCCGCAGGCGCCTTTCTGGCCTTGAACCTCGCGGGCTCGGCCGCCGGCGCCCAGGAGGTCGACGCGATCGTCAAGAAGCTGAAGGAGACGCAGACCATCACCATGGGCGTCCGCGAGGCGCTGTTCCCGTTCAGCTATCTCGACGACAACAAGAATCCGACGGGCTACGCCGTCGAGTTCTGCAAGCGCATCATCGACGACATCAAGACCGAGCTGAATCTGCCCGAGATCAAGATCAAATACGTGCCGATGACGATTCAGAACCGGCAGGCGCTCGTCGCCAACGGCACGATCGACCTCGAATGCGAAGGCACGGTGAACACCTTCGGCCGTAACAAGCAGGTCGATTTCTCGTCCGTCAGCCACGTCTCGGCCAGCCAGCTCCTGGTTCTCAAGAGCTCCAACATCAAGAATTACGACGACCTGAACGGCAAGATCGTCGCCGTCGCCACCGGTGGCACCAGCGAGCCTGACCTCAAGAAGCTCATGGCCGAGCGGAAACTCAACCTGCGCGTCCTCAATGTCGACGACCATGCCGCTGCGCTGATCGCCGTCGAAACGCGACGCGCCGACGCCTATTTCAGCGACAACGGGGCGTTCTACGGGCTGATCAAGCAGTCGAAGAAGCCCGACGCCCTGGAGATCGTCGGAGACGAATACGGCTATGCGCCGCAGGGCTTCATGGTGCCCAAGCTCAACCCGACCATCCTCTGGATCGTCAATCACACGATGGGCAAGATGTTCAAGTCGGGTGAGGCCGAAGCTCTCTACATGAAGTGGTTCGGACCGCTCGGCGCCCATGTCGGCCCGAAGCTGAAGGCGGCCTGGGCGACGCAGTCCTACGCCGAATGA
- a CDS encoding amino acid ABC transporter ATP-binding protein: MIVLDDVHKFYGSQQILRGCSARISLGEVVVVCGPSGSGKSTLIKCINGLVPFERGTITVDGVSVSSPKTDLPALRARIGMVFQSFELYPHMTALQNVSLAQVHVLKRSQKEADERSEKILTRVGLGGKLGNRPAQLSGGQQQRVSIARALAMNPQAMLFDEPTSALDPEMINEVLEVMQELAVEGMTMIVVTHEMGFAQRVANRVLFMDRGEIVEDTPKEQFFTAPSSERAKQFLNQVLTH; this comes from the coding sequence ATGATCGTTCTCGACGACGTGCACAAATTCTACGGTTCGCAGCAGATCCTGCGCGGCTGTTCGGCCAGGATCAGCCTGGGCGAAGTCGTGGTGGTCTGCGGCCCCTCGGGCTCCGGCAAGAGCACGCTGATCAAATGCATCAACGGACTGGTACCGTTCGAGCGCGGCACGATCACGGTCGACGGCGTCTCGGTCTCCTCGCCGAAGACCGATCTGCCGGCCCTGCGTGCGCGGATCGGCATGGTCTTCCAGAGTTTCGAGCTCTATCCGCACATGACCGCGCTGCAGAATGTCAGCCTGGCGCAGGTCCATGTGCTCAAGCGCTCGCAGAAGGAAGCCGACGAGCGCTCCGAGAAGATTCTGACGCGGGTCGGTCTCGGCGGCAAGCTCGGCAACCGCCCGGCCCAGCTCTCGGGCGGGCAGCAGCAGCGCGTCTCGATCGCACGGGCCCTCGCGATGAACCCGCAGGCGATGCTCTTCGACGAACCGACCTCGGCGCTCGATCCGGAGATGATCAACGAGGTCCTGGAGGTCATGCAGGAACTCGCGGTCGAGGGCATGACCATGATCGTCGTCACCCATGAGATGGGCTTTGCCCAGCGTGTCGCGAACCGCGTCCTGTTCATGGATCGCGGCGAGATCGTCGAGGACACGCCCAAGGAACAGTTTTTCACGGCACCCTCGTCGGAGCGGGCGAAGCAATTCCTCAACCAGGTCCTCACGCACTGA
- a CDS encoding NAD/NADP octopine/nopaline dehydrogenase family protein has protein sequence MRVSILGAGAAACGAAAQLSIMGHDPMLWSPSGRSTEALAAGAPLLATGAIEASIRPRIAASAEEAVASADVVMLAMPGYAHKLAFDAIAPHLREGQPVIISSHASFGALYLSRLLAARKLRTPIIAWGTTLTTGRKASATEVAVNSLRSKIDLATVPENAADEALALCTTLFGERFVLREGLLAIALSNLNPQNHLAIALFNLTRMERGESWGQAENVTPAVGRVMEALDAERLAIAGAFGVTVRTIREHYAFSYQLPVGSIAEMNAELHGRGKGGFGPTTLESRYVLEDAPYGLLPTVLLGRLVGRPATLHEAGLTLLSAAYGRDFTRENDLLPALSFDTTTREGLEALARNGF, from the coding sequence ATGCGCGTTAGTATCTTGGGCGCGGGGGCCGCGGCCTGCGGCGCCGCCGCCCAGCTCTCGATCATGGGGCATGACCCGATGCTCTGGTCGCCATCGGGCCGAAGCACCGAGGCACTCGCCGCCGGGGCGCCCCTGCTCGCAACGGGAGCGATCGAAGCCAGCATCCGTCCGCGCATCGCCGCGAGCGCCGAGGAAGCCGTCGCCAGTGCCGATGTCGTGATGCTGGCGATGCCGGGCTATGCCCATAAGCTCGCCTTCGACGCCATTGCCCCCCACCTCAGGGAGGGGCAGCCCGTCATCATCAGCTCGCACGCGTCCTTCGGCGCGCTCTATCTGTCGCGGCTGCTGGCCGCGCGGAAGCTGCGCACACCGATCATCGCCTGGGGCACGACACTGACGACCGGCCGCAAGGCGTCCGCGACCGAGGTCGCGGTGAACTCGCTACGCTCGAAGATCGATCTCGCGACGGTGCCGGAGAACGCTGCAGATGAAGCGCTGGCTCTCTGCACCACGCTGTTCGGCGAGCGCTTCGTCCTCCGCGAAGGGCTTCTTGCGATCGCGCTCAGCAATCTCAATCCCCAGAACCACCTCGCGATCGCGCTCTTCAATCTGACACGGATGGAGCGCGGTGAAAGCTGGGGCCAGGCGGAAAACGTCACGCCTGCGGTCGGACGGGTGATGGAAGCGCTCGACGCCGAGCGATTGGCCATCGCCGGGGCCTTTGGTGTCACGGTCAGGACGATCCGCGAGCACTATGCCTTTTCCTATCAGCTACCGGTCGGCAGCATCGCGGAGATGAATGCCGAGCTCCACGGCCGCGGCAAGGGAGGTTTCGGTCCGACGACCCTGGAGAGCCGCTACGTCCTTGAAGACGCCCCCTATGGCTTGTTGCCGACCGTCCTGCTCGGCCGGCTCGTCGGGCGTCCTGCGACGTTGCACGAAGCCGGGCTGACCCTGCTGTCGGCGGCTTACGGGCGCGACTTCACCCGCGAGAACGATCTCCTGCCCGCGCTCAGCTTCGACACAACGACGCGCGAAGGGCTGGAAGCACTGGCCCGGAATGGATTCTAA
- a CDS encoding amino acid ABC transporter permease has translation MSDFDWGVIARSSGFLAEGMALSALLVLVATIGGLIVGFGLALMRLSTHRLISGPAAAYVTVMRSLPLVLVLFWFYFLMPLAIGRPVGSLTSALIAFVLFEAAFYCEIIRAGIGSVRKGQSDAGLATGLRRWQVLRLIVMPQAMRAMGPLILNQIVIVFQDTSLVYVVSLHDFLTAASVVASRDGRATEMYSLVAVVYLVICLSITKLAEFYRRRRPS, from the coding sequence GTGAGCGATTTCGACTGGGGCGTCATCGCCCGCTCGTCCGGCTTCCTCGCCGAAGGCATGGCGCTCAGCGCGCTGCTGGTCCTGGTCGCGACGATAGGCGGCCTCATCGTCGGTTTCGGGCTGGCGCTGATGCGGCTGTCCACGCATCGGCTGATCTCTGGCCCGGCAGCGGCCTACGTCACGGTAATGCGCTCGTTGCCGCTGGTGCTGGTGCTGTTCTGGTTCTATTTCCTGATGCCGCTCGCGATCGGTAGGCCGGTCGGTTCCCTCACCTCGGCCCTGATCGCCTTCGTCTTGTTCGAAGCGGCCTTCTATTGCGAGATCATTCGCGCCGGCATCGGCAGCGTCCGCAAGGGACAGAGCGACGCGGGGCTGGCGACCGGCCTGCGCCGCTGGCAGGTGTTGCGGCTGATCGTGATGCCGCAGGCGATGCGCGCGATGGGTCCGCTGATCCTCAACCAGATCGTGATCGTCTTTCAGGACACCTCCCTGGTCTATGTCGTGTCGCTGCACGACTTCCTCACTGCCGCAAGTGTCGTCGCCTCGCGCGACGGGCGTGCGACCGAGATGTATTCGCTGGTCGCCGTCGTCTATCTGGTGATCTGCCTCTCCATCACGAAGCTCGCCGAGTTCTACAGGAGAAGGCGCCCGTCATGA
- a CDS encoding XRE family transcriptional regulator, producing MSELNPPQIGPLLQRQRKERALTLQQLSALSGVSKSMLSQIERGEANPTFAVLWSLTRGLGIDFVALLGEGQATAGADSFIEVLSPEHTPTIRSADNSCRLRILSPPNLSGAIEWYDVEVAPGGCLDSAPHAPGAVEHFTALSGEFVIASGASRHLLKQGETVRYPVDVPHSISNPSEKPSRGLMVLLYGKSSKGRNAS from the coding sequence ATGAGCGAGCTGAACCCGCCCCAGATCGGCCCGCTTCTCCAACGCCAGCGCAAGGAGCGGGCGTTGACCCTGCAGCAGCTCTCCGCGCTGTCGGGCGTTTCGAAATCGATGCTGTCGCAGATCGAGCGGGGCGAGGCCAACCCGACCTTCGCCGTGCTCTGGAGCCTGACCCGCGGGTTGGGAATCGACTTCGTCGCGCTCCTGGGCGAAGGGCAGGCGACGGCCGGCGCCGACAGCTTCATCGAGGTGCTGTCACCGGAGCATACGCCGACGATCCGCAGCGCCGACAATTCCTGTCGGCTGCGTATCCTGAGCCCTCCCAACCTGTCCGGCGCGATCGAGTGGTACGATGTCGAAGTGGCGCCCGGCGGCTGCCTCGACAGCGCGCCTCATGCGCCCGGCGCGGTCGAGCATTTCACGGCGCTGTCGGGCGAATTCGTCATCGCCAGCGGCGCGTCGCGCCATCTGCTCAAGCAGGGAGAGACGGTGCGGTATCCCGTCGATGTACCGCACTCCATCAGCAACCCGTCGGAGAAGCCGTCGCGCGGGCTGATGGTTCTGCTCTACGGCAAATCGTCAAAGGGACGAAATGCCAGTTGA
- a CDS encoding response regulator transcription factor, which yields MRVLVVEDTADIAEAVVMRLEKIGHAVDWEQDGVTASELLAVQAYDLVILDLSLPGQDGLSVLRQMRARRLATPVLVLTARSAVDERIGALDLGADDYLIKPFDYGELEARARALLRRSAGQPDNCLRVGPLAIDRAGRVASIGDRPLNLTRRELTVLEILAVRPERIVPKEELVEQLFNFDQEASPNAVEQFVARLRRKLADSPVEIRTLRGLGYQLAVV from the coding sequence TTGCGCGTGCTGGTCGTGGAAGACACTGCCGATATTGCCGAGGCCGTGGTGATGCGGCTGGAGAAAATCGGCCACGCCGTCGATTGGGAGCAGGACGGCGTCACGGCCTCCGAGCTTCTGGCGGTGCAGGCCTATGACCTCGTCATCCTCGATCTCAGCCTGCCGGGACAGGACGGGCTTTCGGTCCTGCGACAGATGCGGGCGCGGCGGCTCGCGACGCCGGTGCTGGTACTGACAGCTCGCTCGGCGGTGGACGAGCGGATCGGCGCGCTCGACCTCGGGGCCGACGACTACCTGATCAAGCCGTTCGACTATGGGGAGCTCGAGGCCCGGGCACGGGCACTCTTGCGGCGCAGCGCCGGCCAGCCAGATAATTGCTTGCGTGTCGGGCCGCTCGCCATCGACCGGGCCGGGCGGGTCGCGAGTATCGGCGATAGGCCCCTCAACCTGACGCGGCGGGAACTGACGGTTCTCGAGATCCTCGCAGTGCGCCCCGAGCGGATCGTGCCGAAAGAGGAGCTTGTCGAACAGCTCTTCAATTTCGACCAAGAGGCGAGCCCCAACGCGGTCGAGCAGTTCGTCGCGCGGCTGCGCCGCAAGCTCGCGGATTCGCCGGTGGAAATCCGGACCTTGCGCGGATTGGGTTACCAGCTTGCGGTTGTCTGA
- a CDS encoding diguanylate cyclase, whose amino-acid sequence MLDSRSHLDVEFVNLRDELSKLHSVTPAQVRLAIGRMAQRKSNKLSEEFYEAMLSRPRAHFYLDHAVVTERLQSALQNWIEVLFAKEQGDLDEIIRLQVLVGSAHARIRVPIGLIMFGMRVLRRRFYELLKEVPLPSSQQALAHAYVSGSLDIALGAMTTAHMNNLERNTRADEALRLYSIGKDLQAERERQRAALAEWGQNAFFNAQFPDASLQSGSLGRSEFGLWLLHQGDVIFSQFAEYAAALEAIGQIDKIALELSDTGFEQRRDALQSLKVAIDLLARLVALLFDHATKVDGARDPVTQLLHRRYLRAALSREISLQEKVRRPLSVILVEIANSAELRNRIGEDGLDALAHHAAAMIFNASRSSDSVFQFGRDSFFIIRVEATQSEAQAFAQHIASIIATSRLELGGHVLRDLSTHVAVAEYDGHPDPRNLIDRVEAIIRQVREKTIAKS is encoded by the coding sequence ATGTTGGACAGCCGCTCCCACCTTGACGTGGAATTTGTCAATTTGCGGGACGAGCTATCCAAGCTTCATTCCGTTACGCCTGCTCAGGTCAGGCTCGCCATTGGCCGAATGGCTCAACGCAAATCAAATAAGCTCAGCGAAGAATTTTACGAGGCTATGCTGTCGAGGCCGCGGGCCCACTTCTATCTGGACCACGCGGTTGTTACCGAGCGCCTGCAATCGGCTCTCCAAAATTGGATCGAAGTCCTTTTCGCAAAGGAACAAGGAGATCTCGACGAGATCATCCGGCTGCAAGTTCTCGTCGGATCGGCACATGCAAGGATACGTGTGCCGATCGGTCTCATCATGTTTGGAATGCGCGTCCTGAGACGACGCTTTTACGAACTGCTCAAAGAGGTGCCGCTCCCGTCCTCTCAGCAAGCGCTTGCCCATGCCTATGTATCAGGATCTCTCGACATCGCACTCGGTGCGATGACCACGGCGCATATGAACAATCTCGAGCGCAACACGCGCGCTGACGAAGCCCTGCGGCTCTATTCCATCGGCAAGGACCTGCAGGCTGAAAGGGAGCGCCAGAGGGCCGCCTTGGCGGAATGGGGTCAGAACGCGTTCTTCAATGCCCAGTTCCCCGATGCATCGCTCCAAAGCGGCAGCCTCGGTCGATCGGAATTCGGCCTTTGGCTTCTCCACCAGGGCGATGTCATCTTTTCCCAGTTCGCGGAATACGCCGCTGCGTTGGAAGCCATTGGCCAGATCGACAAGATTGCGCTCGAGCTTTCCGACACTGGGTTCGAGCAGCGGAGGGACGCACTGCAAAGCCTGAAGGTGGCGATCGATTTGCTCGCGCGGCTCGTAGCTTTGCTTTTTGACCACGCGACGAAGGTGGACGGCGCACGCGACCCCGTCACGCAGCTCCTACACCGGCGCTATCTGCGTGCAGCACTTTCCCGCGAGATCTCCCTTCAGGAGAAAGTGCGGCGTCCCTTGAGTGTGATCCTGGTCGAGATCGCAAACTCGGCCGAGCTGAGGAACCGCATCGGAGAAGATGGTCTGGATGCTTTGGCTCACCATGCGGCAGCGATGATCTTCAACGCTTCGCGCTCAAGCGACTCGGTCTTCCAGTTCGGGCGCGACAGTTTTTTCATCATCCGCGTGGAAGCCACTCAGAGCGAGGCTCAGGCTTTTGCGCAGCATATTGCCTCGATCATTGCGACCAGCCGGTTGGAACTGGGTGGTCATGTCCTCCGGGACCTGTCCACGCATGTTGCGGTTGCAGAATATGACGGACACCCCGATCCTCGGAATCTCATCGACCGTGTCGAGGCCATCATTCGCCAGGTCCGGGAAAAGACGATTGCCAAGAGCTGA
- a CDS encoding ABC transporter ATP-binding protein — MLAPFDAATASPLLSVEGVTLQYKTPDAVVTATRRVSFDVYPSDRFVLLGPSGCGKSTLLKAIGGYLTPVEGQISLKGRKVAGPGPDRMMVFQEFDQLLPWKTVRENVVFALTASGRATAAEAAERARSYIDKVGLSKFIDSYPHMLSGGMKQRVAIARGMAMEPDVLLMDEPFAALDALTRRKMQDELLRLWDDTQFTVLFVTHSIEEAIRIGTRILLLSPHPGEVKAELNSVPPEEMGTGKQAALETRINDMLFAHH, encoded by the coding sequence ATGCTAGCCCCGTTCGACGCCGCAACCGCGTCTCCGCTCCTCTCGGTCGAGGGCGTGACGCTGCAATACAAGACGCCGGACGCGGTGGTGACCGCGACACGGCGGGTCTCCTTCGACGTTTACCCGTCTGACCGTTTCGTGCTGCTCGGCCCTTCCGGCTGTGGCAAGTCGACCCTGCTCAAGGCGATCGGCGGCTACCTGACGCCGGTGGAGGGGCAGATCAGCCTCAAGGGCCGCAAGGTCGCGGGCCCTGGCCCGGACCGGATGATGGTGTTCCAGGAGTTCGACCAGCTCCTGCCCTGGAAGACGGTGCGCGAGAACGTCGTGTTCGCCCTGACCGCTTCCGGCCGCGCCACCGCTGCGGAGGCTGCGGAACGGGCCCGCTCCTATATCGACAAGGTCGGGCTCTCCAAGTTCATCGACAGCTATCCGCACATGCTCTCCGGCGGCATGAAGCAGCGTGTCGCCATCGCCCGCGGCATGGCGATGGAGCCTGATGTACTGCTGATGGACGAGCCCTTCGCCGCGCTCGACGCTCTCACCCGCCGCAAGATGCAGGACGAGCTCCTGCGGCTCTGGGATGACACCCAGTTCACGGTGCTCTTCGTCACCCATTCGATTGAGGAGGCGATCCGCATCGGCACCCGCATCCTGCTGCTCTCGCCGCATCCCGGAGAGGTCAAGGCCGAGCTCAACAGCGTGCCGCCCGAGGAAATGGGCACCGGCAAGCAGGCCGCTCTCGAAACCCGCATCAACGACATGCTCTTCGCGCATCACTGA